In one Bacillus sp. PK3_68 genomic region, the following are encoded:
- the spoIIIAC gene encoding stage III sporulation protein AC, with the protein MGIEVEVIFKIAGVGLVVAFLHTILEQVGKKEYAQWVTLLGFVYILFLIVSIVEELFDKIREVFLFQ; encoded by the coding sequence ATGGGCATTGAGGTGGAAGTGATTTTTAAAATTGCCGGTGTCGGTTTAGTCGTGGCATTCCTCCATACGATTTTAGAACAGGTAGGGAAGAAAGAATATGCCCAATGGGTGACACTGCTGGGCTTCGTCTATATTTTATTTCTGATTGTTTCCATCGTAGAGGAATTGTTTGACAAGATTAGAGAAGTTTTTTTATTTCAGTGA
- the spoIIIAD gene encoding stage III sporulation protein AD yields the protein MQVAAVVLVTVFLALLLQEQQPIFAFLLVMFVGCGLFLFLADRIAEIILMIKKLAARADVEFVYVETILKIIGISYIAEFASQITKDAGQEALAAKMELAGKVIILSMAVPILTILIETILTMLPGK from the coding sequence ATCCAAGTAGCTGCTGTTGTTCTTGTGACAGTTTTTTTGGCTCTTCTCTTGCAAGAACAGCAGCCGATTTTTGCTTTTTTACTCGTAATGTTTGTTGGATGCGGTCTGTTTTTATTTTTAGCTGATCGAATTGCGGAAATTATCCTCATGATTAAAAAGCTGGCAGCCCGGGCGGATGTCGAGTTTGTCTATGTGGAAACGATTTTAAAAATTATTGGTATCTCTTATATTGCTGAGTTTGCGTCTCAAATTACAAAAGATGCCGGCCAGGAAGCATTGGCCGCCAAGATGGAGCTGGCAGGCAAGGTCATTATTTTATCGATGGCTGTGCCCATTTTAACAATTTTAATTGAAACAATTTTAACGATGCTTCCAGGAAAATAA
- the spoIIIAB gene encoding stage III sporulation protein SpoIIIAB, translating into MKWAGALIILFASIWIGAEQSKKLSDRPKQIRLIRSALQSLEAEIVYGFTPLHESARKLSERLPAPINELFALFSELLTSTELDAKEAWRKSLAKIWPHTALLESERSILLEFGETVGKHDRITEQKQILVTLKHLERQEEEAREKQKRYGKMMRSLSLMGGLLIVLLLF; encoded by the coding sequence ATGAAGTGGGCAGGTGCATTGATCATATTGTTTGCTTCTATTTGGATTGGCGCGGAGCAATCAAAGAAATTAAGCGACAGGCCGAAACAAATTCGTTTAATCCGGTCTGCTTTACAATCGTTGGAAGCTGAAATTGTATATGGGTTTACCCCTTTGCATGAATCGGCCAGAAAATTGTCCGAGCGGCTGCCAGCGCCTATAAATGAACTGTTTGCTTTATTCAGTGAACTGCTCACATCAACCGAATTAGACGCCAAGGAAGCCTGGCGGAAAAGCTTGGCAAAAATTTGGCCCCATACAGCATTGCTGGAAAGTGAGAGATCTATCTTACTAGAATTTGGAGAAACGGTAGGCAAGCATGACCGTATAACAGAGCAAAAACAGATTCTTGTGACACTGAAACACTTAGAACGCCAAGAAGAAGAAGCGCGTGAGAAGCAAAAAAGGTATGGGAAAATGATGAGAAGCTTAAGTCTTATGGGCGGTCTGTTAATCGTGCTTCTGCTGTTTTAG